The genomic segment ACAATGTCAGATGATGGTGTGGAGGAAAAgtaagcaggggcagggggaaggggagggagtcGTAGCCCTACCATTTTAGCAGAGGCCCAAGTCTTGCAGGTATCTGGGGGACCACTGTTCCAGGGAACAGCCAGTGTCAGGGCCCTGGGAGGCAAGCGTGCTTGTCTTGTTCAAGGAACAGCAAGAAAGTCAAGCAGAGTGAAGAGAGCAGACGGAGGAGAAGCCAAAAGGGCAGAAGAAGGGGAGACAAGCCCCCACAAGGCCTGTTTGGCCTTTAATCTGAGGGtcctgagcagagaaggggcttGATCTGATTTAAGTTGCAAAAAGGGCTCTCGGGCTGCTGTGGGGGAGACAGACGGTAGAGCCGGGGTtgaagcagggaggccagtgaggAGGGAACCGTGCAGGAGGGAGGCGATGGTGGCTGAACCAGGATGGAGGGAGTGAGGGTCAGAAGTGCTTGGATTCTGGATGTTCCTCCAAAGTCCCCGGCACATGTTGGAGTGCACACCACTAATTTTATGGGGGCGAGAGGTAACCAGCCCCTAACGCTTGTgatcccctcccccgcccccaggccacTCCACATTGCCGTGGTGCAGGGCAATCTGCCTGCTGTGCATCGGCTTGTCAACCTCTTCCAGCATGGGGGCCGGGAGCTGGATATCTACAACAACCTACGACAGGTGAGCCCGGGGGCCTGGATCTGATGGAAGAGCGGGCCGAGGGTCCGGACTCCTGAATCCTGGGACGGGAGGAGCTGGGGGCCGTGGCTCTTGAATCTGAGGGAGGATGTACTCCAGATTTCTGGTTCCTGAGTGAGACTGGAGCTGGGGATCAGGACTCGGAAATTCTGAGAGACAGGACTGGGGCGCAGGGCAGGGCACAGGTCCCTCACAGTCTCTGTTCCCCCAGACACCGCTACACCTGGCTGTGATCACCACACTGCCATCTGTGGTCCGGCTCCTCGTGATGGCCGGTGCCAGCCCCATGGCACTGGACCGTCATGGCCAGACAGCAGCCCACCTGGCGTGTGAGCACCGCAGCCCGACCTGCCTCCGGGCCCTGCTGGACAGCGCAGCCCCGGGCACCGTGGACCTAGAGGCCCGCAATTACGACGGTGAGCACCTACCCCGGCGCCGAGTGGGACTGTCTGGCAAGACCTGAAGTCCAAAGGCCCGCAAACCCAGGTTTACACTGAGTCTTCCTGTACCTCAGGGCTCACCGCCTTACACGTGGCCGTGAACATGGAGTGCCCCGAAGCCGTGCTGCTCTTGCTGGAGCGAGGCGCAGACATCGATGCGGTGGTGAGCAGGCGCGGGCCGGAGGCGGGGCCAAGAGGAGCCGGGGCGGGACCCCCGAGGGGGCGGGGCTTGCGTGGGACGCCGCgcgagcggggggtgggggtggggcttgaaGTATCTAAGGGGATTGAGACGCCAGACCCGGCGGCTGGGATGCTGGCCGCCGGCTGATTGGGCAGAGCTTGGAGCGACTCCGAGaccttccctcccttctgcagGACATTAAAAGCGGCCGCTCCCCACTCATCCACGCAGTGGAAAACAACAGCCTGAGCATGGTGCAGCTCCTGCTGCAGGTGGGTACTGCCCTCGCCCTTGGCCGCTCGCCCACCCTCTCCTCCAGCACCAGCCCAGCAGTcgcccccacccgcctcccccgTCCCTGGCATCCACCCTGCCTTCCAGGTCCGGCTCCCTCTCGTGCTTCGCTTCCAGCGCTGTCTCGCCCTTCTAGGCCTCCATTTGTCTATGAATGACCTCACCCCTCCAGGCTGCCCTCTGGTCCCGgaccttctccctttcctcccccgcccccacccgagCCGGGCCCGGTGCAGCGGCGGCCTTGCTCACCCCGCCTGCCGGTTTTGACCCTTTCCCCGGGCGGTCCTTCCGGCCCGCCTGGATTCTGGACCCTTCGTTTCTCGGACTCCGCCCCTACTCCGGCCGGGCGGCAGAGTCCTGCTCCGGCTGGTTCAGCCCGTCCTCCCAGTCCCGCTCTGACCCGCCCTGGGTTCTGGTTTCCACCCTTCCGTCACCTCACCCAGGATCTGGTCCCGCCCGGGTCCTGGCCTCGGTccgggcgggggggtggggagcccagCCTCAGTCCCCAGCCCCGCGCTCGGACCCCATCCCGGCTCTGCCCCTCCTGCGGCCCCGCCCCACCCGCCGCCCCGGCCCGGGTCCCGCTGGGCCGCGGCGGGCCTGACCCTCGGCTCCCGCCCCGCAGCACGGCGCCAACGTGAACGCGCAGATGTACTCAGGCAGCTCGGCGCTGCACTCCGCGTCTGGCCGCGGGCTCCTCCCGCTCGTGCGCACGCTGGTCCGCAGCGGCGCCGACAGTGGCCTCAAGAACTGCCACAACGACACGCCGCTCATGGTGGCGCGCAGCCGCCGGGTGAGTGTCCGCGCTGGGAGGGCCTGTGCCCGAGCGCCGGCCCGCGCGGATGGGACATCGGAGTGCGCGCGCGTGTCTGTGGCCGTTCGCGCTGGGGAGCGGGACAGCCTGTGGGTCCGTGGGAGCGAGCTCGGacaggggacactgaggcacggAGCCGACCGCGCACGCCGAgactggagagagggagagcagcgTGGGCTGGAGGAGCCTGGTGGTGACCCCCGTCCTCCTACAGGTCATCGACATCCTGAGGGGGAAGGCGACCAGGCCCGCTCCTGCATCACAGCCAGAGCCCTCGCCGGACCGCAGTGCCACCACCTCCCCTGAGAGCAGTAGCCTCCTCAGCTCCAATGGTGAGAACCTAGCTCCGCAGCGCCAACCTCCCAGTCTCTCCAGCCATCCAGGCTCCTGACCCCTACACCCACAAccttccaggctcccagcccctccccccaccacccatccaggctcccagcccctacccccaccacccatccaggtccccagcccctccccccaccaaccatCCAGTCCCCATCCAGGCTTCCGGCCCCTACACCCACAACcatccaggcccccagcccctccccccaccagccatCCAGTCCCCATCCAGGCTTCCGGCCCCTACACCCACAaccatccaggctcccagcccctccccccaccacccatccaggtccccagcccctcccctaccacccatccaggcccccagcccctccccccaccaaccatCCAGTCCCCATCCAGGCTTCCGGCCCCTACACCCACAACcatccaggcccccagcccctccccccaccagccatccagatccccagcccctccccccaccaaccatCCAGGCCccatccaggctcccagcccctccccacactaGCCATCcaggtccccagcccctccccccaccaacctccagGCCCCgacccctcctcccactccccacaACCATCCAGGACCCCAAGCCCTTCGCCTCTCCTCCCCCAGAACCATCCAGGCCCTTGTCTCTGCCCTCTAAGAATCTTTCAGGCCCCTGTCTCTACCCTCGCAGAACCTTCTagacccctctccctccccagacaCCCAGGGTGGTCCGGACCCCTTCTCTTTAGAGCTGGTCTCTCACTGTGCCCACCCTTCTTCTTCCCCCAGGTCTCCTTTCTGCATCACCCTCCTCCTCGCCCTCCCAGTCTCCCCCCAAGGACCCACCTGGATTCCCCATGGCTCCCcccaatttcttccttcctccctcatctCCACCTGCCTTCCTGACCTTCGCTGGGGTCCTCCGAGCCCCTGGCCGGCCGGTGCCCCCCTCTTCAGCTCCAGGAGGCAGCTGAGAGGGATGGGGGGGCAGATCTCAGACTCATGTGGAGCGACCTCCCTCCCCTGTTGGGGTCAAGCCTCCTGGAAACTGTGAAAACctcactctgccccccccccccatcttcagGACCAGGATTTGCACAGAGGCACAAGCATCTACCCATAAGCCCCCTCTTCCGAGCAAAGATATCTTCGCGCCCCGTGCCCCCGACCCAGGACTCTTACAAACCTTTTATCCTCTGACACCAGGCCCCTGTCTTGAGTTCCGCCCaaattccttctcctctcccagagCTGGTGGAACCAGGGAATCGCCACTCCCCTCGCCCCCTCTACCCAGATGGATGAGGAGGGGCAGATGGGCTGTAGCCAGGCACTGATAACAATGTAAATTATTAGGCATTTTGGTTAGATTTCTTTTGTAATAAACTATTTTTGTACCATACCCGGCTTGGCTGGGCCTCTTGCACGCGGGGCCGCCAAACCCGCAGACTCCATGGGTGACCGCGTCCGTCTCCGACCGATGATGACAGGTGCGGTGACTCTGGGATTTCTGGTGCGTTCGTTGTGCCCTGTCACCGCGCCACTGTTTTCTGGGCATGACACAGGGCGTGACGTCTTTCCGGGGGACCTTTTTGGATTCCGTAGTGACCCTGGGGGTCTGCAGACGGGCGGGCTTCTGAGGCTTGTGTGTCCCTGTGGTATCACGGCTGACTGTCACGGGACCGATGGTGTCCGGGCCTGTGTGCGTGTGGCGCTGGCGAGTGTTTGTAACGTCGAAACCTGTGGTCATCGTGTGACTCCGTGTGGCTGCCTTGCCTCACGTgccccctttgttttttttactcCGTGATCCCagagccctccccctgccccggccGCCATGCAGTGTTTGTGTTTTGACTCTGTGGATGTGTCACTTACGTATCACTCAGGGGTTGCATTCATTTCCTGTCACCACTGTCACAAAacaccacaaatttagtggcttaaaacaccaGATTTATTCACTCACAGTTTCACaggtcagaagtccaagatcaggggcgcctttgtggctcagtcggttaagcatccaactcgggctcaggtcatgatctcacagttcgtggatt from the Prionailurus viverrinus isolate Anna chromosome E2, UM_Priviv_1.0, whole genome shotgun sequence genome contains:
- the BCL3 gene encoding LOW QUALITY PROTEIN: B-cell lymphoma 3 protein (The sequence of the model RefSeq protein was modified relative to this genomic sequence to represent the inferred CDS: inserted 1 base in 1 codon); translation: MPRCPAGAMDEGPVDLRTRPKAAGPPGAALPLRKRPLRAPSPEPAAPRGAAGPVVTPDPLGGGSDSPAVPAXPHGLARPEALYYQGPLLPLYPTPTMGSLFPLLNVPTPLYPMVCSMEHPLSADIAVATRADEDGDTPLHIAVVQGNLPAVHRLVNLFQHGGRELDIYNNLRQTPLHLAVITTLPSVVRLLVMAGASPMALDRHGQTAAHLACEHRSPTCLRALLDSAAPGTVDLEARNYDGLTALHVAVNMECPEAVLLLLERGADIDAVDIKSGRSPLIHAVENNSLSMVQLLLQHGANVNAQMYSGSSALHSASGRGLLPLVRTLVRSGADSGLKNCHNDTPLMVARSRRVIDILRGKATRPAPASQPEPSPDRSATTSPESSSLLSSNGLLSASPSSSPSQSPPKDPPGFPMAPPNFFLPPSSPPAFLTFAGVLRAPGRPVPPSSAPGGS